The Nitrospira sp. KM1 genome includes a window with the following:
- a CDS encoding YtxH domain-containing protein: MTMSDNRSAASMLMLLFSGIALGATGALLLAPQSGWRSRKSLRRYARRAGDGLRELAGRAGEVFEDLVDEGKDLAEAKESVLREAFEAGRASRKQKRKRKKVDT; the protein is encoded by the coding sequence ATGACAATGAGTGACAATCGGTCGGCCGCGTCAATGCTCATGCTGCTATTCAGCGGTATCGCACTCGGAGCGACTGGAGCTCTTCTGCTCGCCCCCCAGTCGGGATGGCGATCGCGAAAAAGTCTGCGTCGCTATGCACGCCGTGCGGGTGATGGGCTTCGTGAGTTAGCCGGCCGTGCCGGCGAGGTATTCGAAGATCTCGTCGACGAAGGAAAAGACTTGGCAGAGGCCAAGGAATCAGTGTTGCGCGAAGCGTTCGAGGCCGGACGGGCGTCGCGGAAGCAAAAGAGGAAACGAAAAAAAGTCGATACCTGA
- a CDS encoding DUF2630 family protein, with protein MSLPTTDSSLLNHIQELVEQEQQLRFAAVITQEEELRLKDIKVERDQYWDWLRQRRALRETGQDPDKAEVRPPEIVAKYVQ; from the coding sequence ATGTCACTTCCTACAACCGATAGTTCATTGCTCAACCATATCCAAGAGCTCGTTGAACAAGAGCAGCAACTCCGCTTTGCAGCGGTCATCACGCAAGAAGAGGAGCTGAGACTGAAAGACATCAAGGTGGAGCGCGATCAATATTGGGATTGGCTCCGTCAAAGGCGTGCCCTCCGTGAAACTGGGCAGGATCCGGACAAAGCGGAGGTCCGCCCTCCAGAGATCGTCGCGAAATACGTACAATGA
- a CDS encoding DoxX family protein — translation MSFFKTDDSWAGIILRLGLASVIFAHGAQKLLGWFGGFGFEGTMAAMTQKMGLPWLVAFLVIVGESIGSLALAAGLLTRFTAGSYILIMLGAIATVHWPHGFYMNWFGQQQGEGFEFHVLVIAMSAALVIAGGGKWALDGVIARRLEASKGTRSEPVKNAAYGFRSF, via the coding sequence ATGTCATTCTTCAAGACAGATGATTCGTGGGCGGGCATCATTCTTCGGCTCGGACTTGCCAGCGTGATCTTTGCACATGGTGCGCAAAAGTTATTGGGTTGGTTCGGGGGATTTGGATTCGAGGGAACGATGGCGGCCATGACCCAGAAAATGGGACTGCCATGGCTGGTGGCCTTTCTCGTCATCGTCGGAGAGTCCATCGGAAGTCTCGCGTTGGCCGCCGGACTGCTGACGAGATTCACTGCAGGGAGTTATATCCTCATCATGCTTGGCGCCATCGCCACCGTGCATTGGCCGCACGGATTCTATATGAATTGGTTCGGACAGCAGCAAGGAGAAGGGTTTGAGTTTCATGTTCTCGTCATTGCCATGAGTGCGGCATTGGTCATCGCCGGCGGAGGGAAGTGGGCTCTGGATGGAGTCATCGCCCGCCGGCTCGAAGCCTCCAAAGGCACTCGATCAGAGCCGGTAAAAAACGCGGCGTACGGTTTTCGATCCTTCTGA
- a CDS encoding sigma 54-interacting transcriptional regulator, translated as MRHSAPMDRRSECAEDSLAERYQALLEVGQAISAHRNLDDLFGDLARRLPRVVQVNYVDLSLHDEVKDVMRLHTIQANTPAQLVGGHEPPTDECPAGMVWRSQRPLIVPAIQDEQRWPAVIDLMKEDGTQSFCFVPLTTARARLGAMGFLSVQDGAYGEHDVEFLEQVAKQVAVAVENVLAFQQIAALKDRLTEEKTYLEEELRSTAGFEDIIGSSSALKEVLRQVEVVAPTDSTVLIQGETGTGKELVARAIHRLSGRKERTFVKLNCAAIPNGLLESELFGHERGAFTGALAQKVGRFELADKGTIFLDEVGEIPLELQSKLLRVLQEQEFERLGGTKTLRVNVRLIAATNRDLGSLAETNQFRSDLYYRLNVFPVTMPPLRERREDIPALVQYFTKLYATRMNKDILTVPTKTLEMLSGYAWPGNIRELENLVERAVILTQGTDLQMPLIEVHRHDHRATATPATLKDNEHDLIVRTLREVKWVIGGSDGAAARLGMKRTTLTSKIKRLGITRPIQ; from the coding sequence ATGCGCCATAGTGCGCCAATGGACAGGCGGTCTGAATGTGCTGAAGATAGTCTTGCGGAACGATACCAAGCCCTGTTGGAAGTGGGCCAGGCGATTTCTGCTCATCGAAACCTGGATGACCTCTTCGGCGATCTCGCGCGCCGGCTTCCTCGAGTTGTCCAGGTCAATTACGTTGACCTTTCCCTTCATGACGAAGTGAAAGACGTGATGCGTCTGCACACGATACAGGCCAACACTCCGGCTCAACTTGTCGGCGGTCACGAACCACCGACGGACGAATGCCCTGCCGGCATGGTATGGCGAAGTCAGCGTCCGCTGATCGTGCCTGCCATACAGGACGAACAGCGCTGGCCGGCGGTGATCGATCTCATGAAAGAGGACGGAACTCAGTCGTTTTGCTTCGTGCCGCTTACGACGGCCAGGGCACGCCTGGGTGCGATGGGATTTTTGAGCGTGCAGGACGGAGCCTACGGCGAACACGATGTCGAATTTCTCGAGCAAGTGGCCAAGCAAGTGGCCGTCGCGGTGGAAAACGTTCTAGCCTTCCAGCAGATCGCGGCGCTGAAAGACAGGCTGACCGAAGAGAAGACCTATTTGGAGGAGGAACTTCGCTCCACTGCAGGATTCGAAGACATCATCGGCTCCAGCAGCGCATTGAAAGAGGTCCTTAGACAGGTCGAAGTGGTAGCGCCGACCGATTCCACGGTGCTCATTCAAGGAGAGACCGGAACCGGAAAGGAACTGGTTGCCCGTGCAATACACCGTTTGAGCGGGCGCAAGGAACGAACGTTCGTGAAGCTCAACTGCGCGGCCATTCCGAACGGCCTGTTAGAAAGTGAGCTGTTCGGCCATGAACGCGGGGCATTCACGGGAGCGCTGGCCCAAAAAGTCGGAAGGTTCGAACTCGCAGACAAGGGGACGATTTTTCTGGATGAAGTGGGAGAGATTCCGCTCGAACTGCAGTCAAAACTGCTCCGGGTGTTGCAGGAACAGGAATTCGAACGCCTCGGCGGGACAAAAACGCTCCGCGTCAACGTACGACTCATTGCAGCTACCAATCGAGACCTCGGGAGTCTTGCCGAGACCAATCAGTTTCGCAGCGACTTGTACTATCGGCTGAACGTCTTTCCGGTCACCATGCCGCCTTTACGTGAGCGTCGTGAAGACATTCCGGCGTTGGTTCAATATTTCACCAAGCTCTATGCTACACGCATGAACAAGGACATTCTTACGGTCCCGACCAAGACGCTCGAGATGTTGTCGGGCTATGCCTGGCCGGGAAATATCCGCGAACTGGAAAACCTTGTCGAGCGTGCCGTCATTCTGACGCAGGGAACCGACTTGCAGATGCCGCTCATCGAAGTTCATCGTCACGATCATCGTGCGACGGCGACTCCCGCGACCCTGAAGGACAACGAGCATGACCTCATCGTGCGAACGCTTCGTGAGGTGAAATGGGTCATCGGCGGTTCTGATGGCGCTGCCGCCCGACTCGGGATGAAGCGGACCACTCTCACCTCCAAAATCAAGAGACTGGGAATCACCCGTCCCATCCAGTGA
- a CDS encoding tyrosine-protein phosphatase, whose product MRTLAALALIMMTNVAMADDLLHLEPGASLGEAIGLSATGNLRDLGGYETSEDRTVVRGLLYRSNVFNPMSQDDIAKLRLLALKTDYDLRTVQEIKIQPDQMPIRVQQVHLNVLADGQSAASAQLEALLHDPKKANAVLGGGRLEVHIKEGYREFVSLPSAQRAYQELFLSLADKSNLPAVFHCTTGKDRTGWAAAALLTLLGVPRETVMADYMRSNEYLLPDYRKTIQAFAAGGGERGIALAIFGVKREYLEAAFDEMQRSYGTIENYFSDGLGIDEDQQQVLREIYLQDSPRAK is encoded by the coding sequence ATGCGGACGCTTGCAGCGCTTGCTTTGATCATGATGACGAACGTGGCCATGGCAGATGATCTGTTGCACCTCGAGCCCGGAGCGAGCCTCGGTGAAGCGATCGGTTTGTCTGCCACTGGCAATCTACGCGATCTCGGTGGCTATGAAACGAGCGAAGACCGGACCGTCGTACGCGGGCTCCTCTACCGCTCCAACGTGTTCAATCCGATGAGTCAGGACGATATCGCCAAACTTCGGCTCCTCGCTTTGAAGACCGACTATGATTTGCGCACCGTTCAGGAGATCAAGATACAGCCGGATCAGATGCCTATCAGAGTCCAGCAGGTCCACCTGAACGTCCTCGCCGACGGGCAGTCGGCGGCCTCCGCACAGCTCGAGGCCCTGCTGCATGACCCGAAGAAGGCAAACGCAGTCCTTGGTGGCGGACGGCTGGAAGTGCATATCAAGGAAGGATACCGCGAGTTCGTTTCTTTACCGAGCGCCCAGCGCGCGTACCAAGAGCTATTTCTTTCGCTGGCGGATAAATCCAACCTCCCGGCGGTCTTTCACTGTACGACGGGGAAGGACCGCACCGGTTGGGCTGCGGCCGCGCTGCTCACGCTTCTCGGCGTGCCTAGAGAAACGGTGATGGCCGACTACATGCGCAGCAATGAGTACCTCCTGCCTGATTACCGGAAGACCATCCAGGCATTTGCCGCCGGCGGCGGGGAGCGGGGCATTGCGCTCGCCATCTTCGGAGTGAAACGCGAGTATTTGGAGGCGGCATTCGACGAGATGCAGCGGAGCTACGGCACGATCGAAAACTACTTTTCAGATGGTCTGGGCATCGATGAAGACCAGCAGCAGGTTTTGCGCGAAATCTATTTGCAAGACAGTCCACGAGCCAAGTGA